A window of Malania oleifera isolate guangnan ecotype guangnan chromosome 5, ASM2987363v1, whole genome shotgun sequence contains these coding sequences:
- the LOC131154823 gene encoding putative pentatricopeptide repeat-containing protein At1g02420: protein MVGTMIRIATHAKAQARYAFSPLSILPTNFVFQNPNLILSRRFCSEHPGLNNEVETVFRIITSSSSARNLKQSLKESRVFLSNDLIDRVLKRVRFSHGNPLQALEFFIYTGRRRGFYHTPFSLDTMLYILGRSRKFDLIWKVLHDIRRKDQSLISPKTVQVVLGRVAKVCSVRQTVESFRGFRKIVPEFDTTCFNALLRTLCQEKSMTDARNVYHSLKHKFRPTLQTFNILLSGWKSSEEAEGFFEEMREMGVKPDLVSYNCLIDVYCKSREMEKACRIVEKMRGEDISLDVISYTSIIGGLGLIGQPDKARDVLKEMKEYGCYPDVAAYNAVIRNFCIAKRLGDAYSVMDDMVGKDLNPNATTYNLFFRYYYWSNDLRSSWSLYCRMRSTGCLPNTQSCMFLIRLFRRQEKVEMALELWNDMVEKGFGSYILVSDVLFDLLCDVGRLVEAEKCFWQMVEKGHKPSNVSFKRIKVLMELANRHEALQNLAEKMESFGPHNQVCDKEESLMDMSQLNSLPC, encoded by the coding sequence ATGGTGGGGACGATGATTCGCATCGCGACTCATGCTAAAGCTCAAGCAAGGTACGCTTTTTCTCCACTCTCGATCCTCCCTACCAACTTTGTATTCCAAAACCCTAATTTGATACTCTCTCGACGGTTCTGCTCTGAACACCCTGGTTTAAACAACGAGGTTGAGACAGTTTTTCGCATAATCACGAGCTCGTCGTCCGCTCGCAACTTGAAACAATCATTGAAAGAGAGTAGGGTTTTTCTCTCGAATGATTTGATCGATAGGGTTTTGAAAAGGGTCAGATTTAGCCATGGAAACCCCTTACAAGCCTTGGAGTTCTTCATTTACACTGGCAGAAGAAGAGGGTTTTATCACACCCCCTTCTCTTTGGACACTATGTTATATATACTAGGTAGAAGCAgaaaatttgatttgatttggaAAGTTTTGCATGACATCCGCAGAAAGGATCAATCTTTGATATCACCTAAAACTGTTCAGGTGGTTTTGGGTAGAGTTGCTAAAGTTTGTTCTGTTCGGCAGACTGTGGAGTCTTTTAGGGGGTTCCGGAAGATTGTGCCGGAGTTCGATACAACCTGTTTCAATGCCTTGTTGAGGACTTTGTGTCAAGAGAAAAGTATGACAGATGCGAGGAATGTGTATCATAGTTTAAAACACAAGTTCCGACCCACTTTACAGACTTTTAATATACTATTGTCGGGGTGGAAATCGTCGGAGGAAGCCGAAGGGTTCTTTGAGGAGATGAGGGAAATGGGTGTGAAACCAGATCTTGTGTCGTACAATTGTTTGATTGATGTTTATTGTAAGAGTCGGGAAATGGAGAAAGCATGTAGAATTGTTGAGAAAATGCGAGGAGAGGATATTTCCTTGGATGTGATATCTTATACGAGTATAATTGGAGGATTAGGTTTGATTGGTCAGCCCGATAAAGCTAGGGATGTTTTGAAGGAGATGAAAGAGTATGGTTGCTACCCTGATGTTGCAGCTTACAATGCCGTTATCAGGAACTTCTGCATTGCGAAAAGGCTTGGTGATGCTTATAGTGTGATGGATGATATGGTGGGTAAGGATTTGAATCCAAATGCAACTACATACAACTTGTTCTTTAGGTATTATTATTGGTCAAATGACTTGAGAAGTTCATGGAGTTTGTATTGCAGGATGAGGAGTACTGGGTGCTTGCCGAACACACAGTCATGCATGTTCCTCATCCGATTGTTCAGGAGGCAAGAGAAGGTGGAGATGGCACTTGAACTTTGGAATGACATGGTTGAGAAGGGTTTTGGATCTTATATTTTGGTATCCGATGTGTTGTTTGATTTGCTTTGTGATGTGGGAAGGTTGGTGGAAGCAGAGAAGTGTTTTTGGCAAATGGTAGAGAAGGGGCATAAACCTAGCAATGTTTCTTTCAAGAGAATCAAGGTGCTTATGGAATTGGCAAACAGGCATGAGGCCCTTCAAAATTTGGCCGAGAAGATGGAAAGTTTTGGGCCACATAACCAAGTTTGTGACAAGGAAGAGAGCCTAATGGATATGTCACAATTAAACTCCCTCCCATGTTGA